DNA sequence from the Vicia villosa cultivar HV-30 ecotype Madison, WI linkage group LG3, Vvil1.0, whole genome shotgun sequence genome:
cacaaacatatttaaagtaTACACAATGGAAGAAGCAAAAGATATGTCAGCTATCTGCTCTTCCAATTTCCTTCGTCATCGACATTCTATGCTGGGTTGCTGGATTTATATATACACTTTAGAGTGTCCAGGATCTGAATCAGAACAAAATGTTGGAAGGTTGAGTTGGAGTAAATGAATCAGCTAGAAACTTTTTATGACAGACATTGACAATATGTTATATGAAATAGGTTCACCTGTTATTTGCTTTCTTTTCTGCCCTAAATTGATTAAGTCTGTCCCTCCACAAAGCTAGAGTTGCATCAGAAACACGAGCCGTAAGAATAGTAAATTTACAAGTTCAATCTTATATCGCAATCCATAAGTAATGTAATCTTGTCAAATATACAtaccaatttaaaaaaaataaatgataagAAACAAGACAATTACCAGCATCTTGATAGCGCTCTTCTACGACCGCTTTCAACATGTTGTGCAAAAGATTGAACTCCTTTGTTTCAACACAAGGCTTACCATTTGGTCTGCAAATATGTCATTTTTATATAAGTTAATACTTGTGTTTCAAAATGGAAAAAGTGCTAGTAGCGAAAGAGATTCCTATGTGCAGAACAAAGATTATGACTACTACAGTACACAGAAGTCATACTGTCTTAAAATGTATTTTCAAAAACCTACCGATCAAGTTCAGTAAATAATGGGCCATCTGAACCAGGGGACTGTGGTGACAGTTTGCCTGATTCAACAACTCTCATTCCATCACTGTATGCCAAATACTTGTTGACTTGTATAGGCACCTACAATGTTGGTGGACCAGTTAAATCTCTGATAAACATGTTTTGTTTAACTAATAGTAATTTTTAATAATTGTAATTTGATCCATAACTTCAGGTTCTAAATTAGGCAACATTTGCCAAAACTTTGTAACAGTAAATCCAAGGCATTTCAAcaaatcaacaaccagcaagcaAAGCAATAGGAGAATACAACTAATGAGTGATCGTGTATGAATGAAATACCTTGCATCTGACGGCAATGTTGATAGCATCTGAAGGTCGAAGATCAAAGCTCATACATTCCGACTCATTTCCAATCTATAACAAGAACAACTCATACTGTCACACAAAACTCCGGGTAACTTTTTCTGTGAATTGGTGGAGGAGAGGAAAGTCTCAAGTTTACCTTGGAAAGATATAGCTGAGCAAAATATGCCTCCTGAACCCTCTTAGTAACTCTCACGGCTCTGACCTGTAtggaaaatatattttgtcaatTGCTTATTGATATAAATCATGAGAGTATAAAGGAAGACCACAATACAATCACGATTAAGAGTATGTAATAGCAAACGGATCAAATTAACCATACTTCATAACCCATCTTGTCGATCATCTCGTTTACTACTTGATATAAAGTAGGTCTAGCCTGATACAGCAACCAGATAGTTGTTAGTTGTTTGGTTCATGAAGCTATGTTACAGAAAAGCATAATCAATTTGAATCCAAATTTGTAGTACTAATGCGTTGGAATCAATTGAAAATAGAAGACATACTATTTGAACATTGCGTATAGCTGCCATTAACAAGACACTTGGCATCTCCACTGCAAATGAAGATGAACCACAAAATTACATTGGGACAGAGATATAATCACCATCACCAAAAAGTAAACTCGTATGATACGATGCGGTGCAAATGCAATACAAAACAAATTCACGATACAATACGATAAGAAAGATAAAGGAAGTAAAAGACATACAAACAATTATAGGGAGAAGTAGACCAGTCCCATCTTCCATCTTCAACACAATTGCTGGATGTGGCGCATAATCCGGAAGAAGTCCTCCATGAGGGCTATTATGGACACATCTCAAATTTCTACCATCCCTCATTTTGACTATGAACCCATCAGCTCCACTCTTAACCTCAACTATACAAAAAAAATCACACAACAAATCTATTTTCAcaaccataaaaataaaataaagtttccAAACCTTCTGTTCTCATCAACAAACAACACATTATACATTTACATAGATCACACCAAGATTTGACTCTGCCTCAAGAATTGATTAAACATATTTATATATTGAAGTTTACAGCTCAAcacaattttatataaaataatcttcacataaatcactttacatcCAACTCTTTTTTAACCGGAATCAATTTTACAGAATCAgttcactcaaaatcaattttttttaccgCCGAGCCAATCACACACAAGTTTTTAGTAGCTAAACTAAGAGTTTGTGTTtgtaaattcaataaaataatagtttatctttctccaattttaaaaataatagtaatcactaatcatcattcatcatat
Encoded proteins:
- the LOC131660194 gene encoding bifunctional nuclease 1-like, with the translated sequence MDKMVCVKGPTVCSVPMSLIGPINGGGCSRTEFWGFSASNKAKPNSLSCHINMRKLCKAVNCSFNSSSNGSGSMADNFNQNHEDYVNSTILEAVEVKSGADGFIVKMRDGRNLRCVHNSPHGGLLPDYAPHPAIVLKMEDGTGLLLPIIVLEMPSVLLMAAIRNVQIARPTLYQVVNEMIDKMGYEVRAVRVTKRVQEAYFAQLYLSKIGNESECMSFDLRPSDAINIAVRCKVPIQVNKYLAYSDGMRVVESGKLSPQSPGSDGPLFTELDRPNGKPCVETKEFNLLHNMLKAVVEERYQDAALWRDRLNQFRAEKKANNRSWTL